A window from Pseudomonas sp. Tri1 encodes these proteins:
- a CDS encoding acyl-CoA dehydrogenase family protein gives MNLHQFAETHDVTNQPPSLDGANLYRIDLPLQQWSQHFGAGWAQARIDEYGALAGGPLMEAGFLANQNKPVFSSHDRYGNRIDLVEFHPAYHQLMRTAVEHGLPSLPWAHPQPGAHVARASMTYLHSQAEAGTGCPLTMTFASVPALRLQPDLAEHWLPKVLATEYDPRNVGMAHKAGVTLGMAMTEKQGGTDVRANTTKAYPVGASGPGQAYELVGHKWFCSAPMCDAFLTLAQTDKGLTCFLLPRHRPDDTRNQFYIQRLKNKLGNCSNASSEVEFRGALAWMVGEEGRGVPTIIEMVAMTRFDCMVGSSALMRQALTQASHHCAHRKVGGKLLSEQPLMQNVLADLALESESALALSLRMGRALDHLNDEHEAKFARLVTAVGKYWICKRAPAMINEAAECMGGAGYVEDSILPRLYREAPVNSTWEGSGNVQCLDVLRALSKEPGVLDVLFAELGDGHGDKRLAAHIDQLRAAFKDTDDIQYRARQLTEDIAVGLQAKLLLEAGNSEVSDAFIASRLGSAGRVYGALPRGLNVETIVARSTPLGF, from the coding sequence ATGAACCTGCATCAGTTCGCCGAAACCCACGACGTCACCAATCAGCCGCCGTCCCTGGATGGCGCCAATCTGTATCGCATCGACCTGCCGCTGCAGCAGTGGTCGCAGCATTTCGGCGCGGGCTGGGCGCAGGCGCGGATCGATGAATATGGGGCGCTGGCCGGCGGGCCGCTCATGGAGGCGGGGTTCCTGGCCAATCAGAACAAGCCGGTATTTTCCAGCCACGACCGTTATGGCAATCGCATTGACCTGGTGGAATTCCATCCGGCCTATCACCAGTTGATGCGCACTGCCGTCGAGCATGGCCTGCCCAGTTTGCCTTGGGCTCATCCGCAGCCCGGTGCCCATGTCGCCCGGGCCTCGATGACGTATCTGCACAGCCAGGCCGAAGCCGGCACCGGCTGTCCGCTGACCATGACCTTCGCCAGTGTCCCCGCGTTGCGCCTGCAACCGGACCTGGCCGAGCATTGGCTGCCGAAAGTGCTCGCCACCGAATACGACCCGCGCAACGTTGGCATGGCCCACAAGGCTGGGGTCACCCTCGGCATGGCAATGACCGAGAAACAAGGCGGCACCGATGTCCGGGCCAACACCACCAAGGCCTATCCGGTGGGCGCCAGCGGCCCGGGCCAGGCCTATGAATTGGTGGGGCACAAGTGGTTCTGTTCGGCGCCGATGTGCGACGCCTTCCTCACACTGGCCCAGACCGACAAGGGCCTGACCTGCTTCCTGCTGCCGCGCCACCGCCCGGACGACACACGCAATCAGTTCTACATCCAGCGGCTGAAGAACAAACTGGGTAATTGTTCCAACGCCTCCAGCGAAGTCGAGTTCCGCGGGGCCTTGGCCTGGATGGTCGGTGAAGAAGGGCGCGGTGTGCCGACGATCATCGAGATGGTCGCCATGACCCGCTTCGATTGCATGGTCGGCTCCAGCGCCCTGATGCGCCAGGCGCTGACCCAGGCCAGCCACCACTGCGCGCACCGCAAGGTCGGCGGCAAACTGCTGAGCGAGCAGCCGTTGATGCAGAACGTACTCGCTGACCTGGCACTGGAAAGCGAGTCAGCCCTGGCCTTGAGCCTGCGTATGGGGCGGGCGCTGGATCACTTGAATGACGAGCACGAGGCCAAGTTCGCCCGGCTGGTGACGGCGGTGGGCAAGTACTGGATCTGCAAGCGCGCCCCCGCAATGATCAACGAAGCCGCCGAATGCATGGGCGGCGCCGGTTACGTCGAAGACAGCATCCTGCCGCGCCTGTACCGGGAAGCGCCGGTCAATTCGACGTGGGAGGGCTCGGGCAACGTGCAGTGCCTGGATGTGTTGCGGGCCCTGTCCAAGGAGCCGGGTGTACTCGATGTGTTGTTCGCCGAACTGGGTGACGGTCACGGCGACAAACGCCTGGCCGCCCACATCGATCAACTGCGCGCAGCCTTCAAGGACACCGACGATATCCAGTATCGCGCCCGGCAATTGACCGAAGACATCGCCGTGGGCCTGCAAGCCAAACTGTTGCTTGAGGCGGGCAACAGTGAGGTCAGCGATGCTTTTATCGCCAGTCGCCTTGGCTCGGCTGGTCGGGTATACGGTGCCCTGCCTCGGGGCTTGAATGTCGAGACCATCGTCGCCCGTTCCACCCCACTCGGCTTTTAG
- a CDS encoding hybrid sensor histidine kinase/response regulator, translating into MRYLLILLLCLSPMASALEFDEFTQSLPLGHALQVFEDASGTATLDDVLAQAAVGGFKPHGKAVLNAGYSRSAFWLKVDLHYRPGNPDAQRTWLLELAYPPLDHLDLYLPDAAGAYRLVRQTGDALPFASREIHQNNYLFSLDFKPDQQQTLYLRLQSQGSIQAPLTLWSSTAYLEQQPLRLYVLGIIYGVLLGMLVYNLFIYLSVRDTSYLYYIVYIASFGLYQLSVNGAAVEYFWPDNPWWANAATPFFIGCAGLFGSQFARSFLQTAQHSRWLDRLLLALIVYSAVVVGLSLMTSYALALRLATALALVFTVVIFAAGLFAWWRGLRVARYFIIAWSAFLLGGIVNTMMVLGYLPNVFLTMYASQIGSAIEVALLSLALADRINALREQQAQTLFDAGQKLEVLNQQLAHGNKLKDEFLATLTHELRTPMNGVIGSLELMETVEMDEELTQYQQTAAGSARDMMRMVNGILTLTELQAGKLKVYPVPFSLRSVIEALQVQFAANAAAKGLDFKVEMSPGLADRLLGDSGKLAQCLECLLDNAIKFTRVGGLALRVSGRPTESDRLLLSFAVIDTGIGFTDLGEATLYQRFFQLDGSMTREYGGLGVGLAICRQLVELLGGRLTHTSEPGRGSRFQLDVEFEMALPTALPSAFSFGGYQGSRLPQDCTVLLADDNSIDQLVMRGMLLKLGYRVRTADSGRAALDLLQGDSFDAVLLDCQSPPLDGVSVCCQIRTLSGCEDLPVLVISPNLDPACCPSGALIDYLSKPVKFEALQAILQRRVLCPKQGESADI; encoded by the coding sequence ATGCGCTATTTGCTGATATTGCTGCTGTGCTTGTCCCCCATGGCAAGCGCCCTTGAATTCGATGAGTTCACCCAAAGCCTGCCCTTGGGCCATGCCTTGCAAGTGTTCGAAGACGCGAGCGGTACGGCCACCCTCGACGATGTCCTCGCCCAGGCCGCGGTGGGCGGCTTCAAACCCCATGGCAAAGCAGTGTTGAACGCCGGCTATTCGCGCTCGGCGTTCTGGCTGAAAGTCGATTTGCATTACCGTCCCGGTAATCCGGATGCCCAGCGTACGTGGTTGCTGGAACTGGCGTATCCGCCGCTGGACCATCTCGACTTGTATTTGCCAGACGCCGCCGGGGCCTATCGCCTGGTGCGCCAGACCGGTGATGCGTTGCCCTTCGCCAGTCGTGAAATTCACCAGAACAACTACCTGTTCAGTCTGGATTTCAAACCCGATCAACAGCAGACCCTGTACCTGCGGCTGCAAAGCCAGGGTTCGATCCAGGCGCCGTTGACGCTGTGGTCGAGCACGGCTTATCTCGAACAGCAGCCGTTGCGCTTGTATGTGCTGGGGATCATCTACGGCGTGCTGCTGGGCATGCTGGTCTACAACCTGTTCATTTACCTGAGCGTGCGGGACACCAGTTACCTTTATTACATCGTTTATATCGCCTCGTTCGGCCTGTATCAGTTGTCGGTCAACGGCGCGGCCGTGGAATACTTCTGGCCGGACAACCCCTGGTGGGCCAACGCCGCGACACCATTCTTCATCGGCTGTGCGGGCCTGTTTGGCAGCCAGTTCGCCCGCAGCTTCCTGCAAACGGCACAACACAGTCGCTGGCTTGACCGTCTGCTGCTGGCGCTGATCGTCTACAGCGCGGTGGTCGTGGGGCTGTCGCTGATGACCAGCTACGCCCTGGCGCTGCGCCTGGCGACGGCGTTGGCGCTGGTGTTCACGGTGGTGATTTTTGCCGCCGGGCTGTTTGCCTGGTGGCGCGGGCTGCGGGTGGCGCGTTATTTCATCATCGCCTGGTCGGCTTTTCTGTTGGGAGGCATCGTCAATACGATGATGGTGCTTGGCTACCTGCCAAACGTGTTCCTGACCATGTATGCCAGCCAGATTGGCTCGGCCATCGAAGTGGCGCTGCTGTCCCTGGCCCTGGCCGACCGCATCAATGCCCTGCGTGAGCAACAGGCCCAGACCCTGTTCGATGCTGGACAAAAGCTCGAGGTGCTCAACCAGCAACTGGCCCACGGCAACAAGCTCAAGGACGAGTTCCTCGCCACGTTGACCCACGAACTGCGTACGCCGATGAATGGCGTGATCGGTTCCCTGGAGTTGATGGAAACCGTCGAAATGGACGAGGAGCTGACTCAGTACCAACAAACCGCTGCCGGTTCGGCGCGGGACATGATGCGCATGGTCAACGGCATTCTCACGCTTACCGAATTGCAGGCCGGCAAGCTCAAGGTTTATCCCGTGCCGTTCAGCCTGCGCAGCGTGATCGAGGCCTTGCAGGTGCAGTTCGCGGCCAATGCCGCAGCCAAAGGCCTGGATTTCAAGGTCGAAATGAGCCCTGGCCTGGCGGACCGATTGCTCGGCGACAGCGGCAAACTGGCCCAATGCCTGGAATGCCTGCTGGACAACGCGATCAAGTTCACCCGGGTTGGCGGTCTGGCGCTGCGGGTCAGCGGCAGGCCGACCGAGTCTGATCGATTGCTGCTGTCGTTCGCCGTGATCGACACGGGTATCGGCTTTACCGACCTTGGAGAAGCGACCCTGTACCAGCGCTTCTTCCAGCTCGACGGTTCCATGACCCGCGAGTACGGCGGCCTCGGCGTGGGCCTGGCGATATGCCGGCAATTGGTGGAGCTGCTGGGCGGACGCCTGACCCACACCTCCGAGCCGGGGCGCGGCAGTCGATTTCAATTGGACGTCGAATTTGAAATGGCCTTGCCCACGGCCCTCCCTTCGGCATTTTCCTTCGGTGGGTACCAAGGCTCGCGCCTGCCCCAGGACTGTACGGTGCTCCTGGCGGATGACAACAGCATCGATCAACTGGTAATGCGTGGCATGTTGCTCAAGCTCGGTTACCGGGTGCGCACCGCCGACAGCGGTCGTGCGGCCTTGGACTTGCTGCAGGGCGACAGCTTTGACGCGGTGCTGCTCGATTGCCAGTCGCCGCCGCTCGATGGTGTATCGGTGTGCTGCCAGATTCGCACGCTGTCGGGCTGCGAGGATTTGCCCGTGCTGGTGATCAGTCCGAACCTCGATCCGGCGTGCTGTCCATCGGGCGCCTTGATTGATTACCTGAGCAAACCGGTGAAATTCGAGGCCTTGCAGGCGATTTTGCAGCGCCGGGTGCTTTGTCCGAAACAGGGTGAAAGCGCCGACATTTAG
- a CDS encoding hydroxymethylpyrimidine/phosphomethylpyrimidine kinase produces MNIYSSRPVVLCLSGHDPSGGAGLQADIEALLAQGCHAAPAVTALTVQDTVNVSDFRVLDREWVLAQANAVLNDSPVAAVKLGMLGSLEMVDTVVELLQAHPHLPMVCDPVLRAGGGGRLGKDEVGYAMRERLLPLAIIATPNLPEARILAELPEGSADECAEKLLPFVKHLLITGGHGDEHEVHNRLYSRDGRRETFTCQRLPGSYHGSGCTLASALAGRLAQGEQLASAVKTALDYTWRTLRDAERLGKGQFVPRRLPLDFCS; encoded by the coding sequence ATGAATATCTACAGTTCTCGCCCCGTTGTCCTCTGCCTCTCCGGCCACGACCCCAGTGGTGGCGCCGGCTTGCAGGCAGATATCGAAGCCCTGCTCGCCCAGGGTTGTCATGCGGCCCCGGCCGTTACCGCGCTGACCGTGCAAGACACGGTCAACGTCAGCGATTTCCGCGTGCTCGATCGCGAGTGGGTGCTGGCGCAAGCCAACGCCGTGCTCAACGATTCACCGGTGGCGGCGGTCAAGCTGGGCATGCTCGGCTCACTGGAAATGGTCGACACCGTGGTCGAACTGCTCCAGGCGCATCCGCATCTGCCCATGGTCTGCGACCCGGTGCTGCGCGCCGGCGGTGGCGGACGCCTTGGCAAGGATGAAGTCGGCTATGCCATGCGCGAACGCCTGCTGCCCTTGGCCATCATCGCCACCCCCAACCTGCCGGAAGCGCGCATCCTCGCCGAACTACCCGAAGGCAGCGCCGACGAATGCGCCGAAAAGCTGCTGCCCTTCGTCAAACACCTGTTGATCACAGGTGGTCACGGCGACGAACATGAAGTCCACAATCGCCTGTACAGCCGCGACGGTCGCCGCGAGACTTTTACCTGCCAGCGCTTGCCCGGCAGCTACCACGGTTCCGGCTGCACCCTGGCCAGCGCCCTGGCCGGTCGGCTGGCCCAGGGCGAACAGCTTGCCAGCGCAGTCAAGACCGCACTGGATTACACCTGGCGCACCCTGCGCGATGCCGAACGACTGGGCAAAGGCCAGTTCGTACCGCGTCGCCTGCCGCTGGATTTCTGCTCGTAG
- the thiE gene encoding thiamine phosphate synthase has translation MKLRGLYAITDSQLLAGKFLAYVEAALEGGVTLLQYRDKSSDEARRLREAEALRNLCERYKTQLIINDDAELAARLGVGVHLGQTDGPLAPVRALLGRQAIIGSTCHASLELAEQAAAEGASYVAFGRFFTSNTKPGAPSANLELLERARLKLHVPICAIGGITLDNAAPLVAHGVDLLAVVHGLFGADSTGEVTRRARAFNDLLQIK, from the coding sequence ATGAAATTACGTGGCCTTTATGCCATCACCGACAGCCAGCTGCTGGCCGGCAAATTCCTCGCTTATGTCGAAGCGGCGCTGGAAGGTGGCGTCACCCTGCTGCAATACCGCGACAAAAGCAGCGACGAGGCCCGGCGCCTGCGCGAAGCCGAAGCGCTGCGCAACCTGTGCGAACGCTACAAGACCCAACTGATCATCAACGACGACGCTGAACTGGCCGCGCGCCTGGGCGTCGGCGTGCACCTGGGCCAGACCGATGGCCCGTTGGCCCCCGTGCGGGCACTGCTTGGGCGCCAGGCGATCATCGGTTCCACCTGCCACGCCAGCCTGGAGCTGGCCGAACAGGCCGCCGCCGAAGGGGCCAGCTACGTCGCGTTCGGGCGCTTCTTCACCTCCAACACCAAGCCCGGCGCGCCCAGTGCAAACCTTGAACTGCTGGAGCGGGCCCGTCTCAAACTGCATGTTCCGATCTGCGCCATCGGCGGTATCACCCTGGACAACGCTGCCCCGCTGGTGGCCCACGGCGTGGACCTGCTGGCGGTGGTCCACGGCCTGTTCGGTGCCGACAGCACAGGGGAAGTGACACGCCGCGCCCGTGCTTTCAACGATCTGTTGCAGATCAAATAG
- the hemL gene encoding glutamate-1-semialdehyde 2,1-aminomutase: MSRSETLFANAQKHIPGGVNSPVRAFKSVGGTPLFFKHAEGAYVTDEDDKRYVDYVGSWGPMILGHSHPDVLDAVRNQLQHGLSYGAPTAMETEMADLVCSIVPSMEMVRMVSSGTEATMSAIRLARGFTGRDSIIKFEGCYHGHSDSLLVKAGSGALTQGVPSSAGVPAAFAKHTLTLPFNDLEAVEQMLGEVGQEVACIIVEPVAGNMNCVPPAPGFLEGLRSLCDQHGVVLIFDEVMTGFRVALGGAQAHYGVTPDLSTFGKIIGGGMPVGCFGGKRAIMECIAPLGPVYQAGTLSGNPLAMAAGLTTLRLISRPGFHAELTDYTTRLLDGLQVRADAAGIPFVTTQAGGMFGLYFSGADDIVTFDDVMASDADRFKRFFHLMLDGGVYLAPSAFEAGFTSIAHGETELKITLDAAERAFAALK; this comes from the coding sequence ATGTCCCGTTCCGAAACCCTGTTTGCCAACGCCCAGAAACACATTCCCGGCGGCGTGAACTCGCCCGTTCGTGCGTTCAAGAGCGTCGGCGGCACCCCGCTGTTTTTCAAGCACGCCGAAGGCGCGTACGTGACCGACGAAGACGATAAGCGTTATGTCGATTACGTTGGCTCGTGGGGCCCGATGATCCTCGGCCACAGCCATCCGGACGTGCTGGATGCGGTGCGCAATCAGCTACAACATGGTCTGTCCTACGGCGCCCCGACCGCGATGGAAACCGAGATGGCCGACCTGGTCTGCTCGATCGTGCCGTCCATGGAAATGGTGCGCATGGTCAGCTCCGGTACCGAGGCGACCATGAGCGCGATCCGCCTGGCGCGAGGTTTCACCGGGCGCGACAGCATCATCAAGTTCGAAGGCTGCTACCACGGCCACTCCGACAGCCTGCTGGTCAAGGCCGGTTCCGGCGCGCTGACCCAAGGCGTGCCGAGCTCGGCCGGCGTACCGGCGGCGTTCGCCAAGCACACGCTGACCCTGCCGTTCAACGACCTCGAAGCCGTCGAGCAGATGCTGGGCGAAGTCGGCCAGGAAGTGGCCTGCATCATCGTCGAGCCGGTGGCCGGCAACATGAACTGCGTCCCGCCGGCGCCGGGTTTCCTCGAAGGCCTGCGCAGCCTGTGCGACCAGCATGGCGTGGTGTTGATTTTCGACGAAGTGATGACCGGCTTCCGCGTCGCCCTCGGCGGCGCCCAGGCCCATTACGGCGTGACGCCGGACCTGAGCACCTTCGGCAAGATCATCGGCGGCGGCATGCCGGTGGGCTGCTTCGGCGGCAAGCGCGCCATCATGGAATGCATCGCACCGCTTGGCCCGGTCTACCAGGCCGGCACGTTGTCGGGCAACCCATTGGCCATGGCCGCCGGCCTGACCACCCTGCGCTTGATCAGCCGCCCGGGCTTCCACGCTGAACTGACCGACTACACCACCCGCCTGCTCGACGGCTTGCAGGTGCGCGCCGACGCGGCCGGCATCCCGTTCGTGACCACTCAAGCCGGCGGCATGTTCGGCCTGTATTTCAGTGGTGCCGATGACATCGTCACCTTTGACGACGTGATGGCCAGCGACGCCGACCGCTTCAAGCGCTTCTTCCACCTGATGCTCGACGGCGGCGTGTACCTGGCGCCGAGTGCGTTCGAAGCCGGTTTCACCTCCATCGCCCATGGCGAGACCGAGCTGAAAATCACCCTCGACGCAGCCGAGCGGGCTTTCGCTGCACTGAAGTAA
- a CDS encoding tetratricopeptide repeat protein → MNRTGRTLALGCLLLLQPLLANAQAGGNSLLIPALGRCTLNTQPQDLASALDACQKAADAGDAQAQYELGEFYYEGKAAPRDLKLALNYFEKASLQGHAQAQFKLGGMFFHGEGVPANNVQAYIVLKMAAVNGAEDALDTADEVAEQMPRDELEVATQVLGQIFRKYLMELQNADGRTPFSPLP, encoded by the coding sequence ATGAACCGCACCGGCCGCACCCTTGCCTTGGGCTGCCTGTTGCTCCTTCAGCCCCTGCTCGCGAATGCACAGGCAGGCGGCAACTCGTTGTTGATCCCGGCGCTGGGCCGTTGCACGCTCAATACCCAGCCACAAGATCTCGCATCGGCACTCGACGCCTGTCAAAAAGCGGCGGACGCAGGCGATGCACAAGCACAATACGAGTTGGGCGAGTTCTACTACGAAGGCAAGGCTGCGCCGCGCGACCTCAAGCTAGCCCTCAACTACTTCGAAAAAGCCTCGCTGCAAGGCCATGCCCAGGCGCAATTCAAGCTCGGCGGCATGTTCTTTCATGGCGAAGGCGTACCCGCCAATAATGTCCAGGCCTACATCGTCTTGAAGATGGCGGCGGTCAACGGCGCCGAAGACGCCCTGGACACCGCCGACGAAGTCGCCGAGCAAATGCCCCGCGACGAACTGGAAGTAGCGACCCAGGTGCTGGGGCAGATCTTTCGCAAATACCTGATGGAATTGCAGAACGCCGACGGGCGCACGCCTTTCTCGCCGTTGCCCTGA
- a CDS encoding DUF1820 family protein gives MTKREAPIYKVIFLNQGQVFEMYAKQIYQSDLWGFLEVEEFVFGERTQVVVDPSEEKLKAQFEGVVRSFVPMHSIVRIDEVERLGTPKISEARGAVGNVMPFPMPMPEK, from the coding sequence ATGACCAAACGTGAAGCTCCAATCTACAAGGTGATTTTCCTCAACCAGGGCCAGGTGTTCGAAATGTACGCCAAGCAGATCTATCAAAGTGATCTGTGGGGCTTCCTGGAAGTGGAAGAGTTCGTCTTTGGCGAGCGCACGCAAGTGGTCGTCGATCCGAGTGAAGAAAAGCTCAAGGCGCAGTTCGAAGGCGTGGTGCGTAGCTTCGTGCCGATGCACTCGATCGTGCGCATCGACGAAGTCGAACGCCTGGGCACCCCGAAAATCAGCGAAGCTCGTGGCGCGGTCGGCAATGTGATGCCGTTTCCGATGCCGATGCCTGAGAAGTAA
- the miaB gene encoding tRNA (N6-isopentenyl adenosine(37)-C2)-methylthiotransferase MiaB, with translation MAKKLYIETHGCQMNEYDSSRMVDLLGEHQALEVTARAEDADVILLNTCSIRERAQDRVYSQLGRWRELKLANPEMVIAVGGCVASQEGAAIRDRAPYVDVVFGPQTLHRLPEMIDAARSTKLPQVDVSFPEIEKFDHLPEPRIDGPSAYVSVMEGCSKYCTFCVVPYTRGEEVSRPFDDVIAEIIHLAENGVREVTLLGQNVNGYRGLTHDGRLADLAELIRVVAAVDGIDRIRYTTSHPLEFSDSLIQAHAEVPQLVKHLHLPVQSGSDRILAAMKRNHTALEYKSKLRKLRAAVPGICISSDFIVGFPGETEKDFQQTMKLIEDVGFDFSYSFVYSQRPGTPAADLADETPEEVKKERLNALQHRLNQQGFEISRQMVGSVQRILVTDYSKKDPGELQGRTENNRIVNFRCDTPALIGQFADVHIDAAQPHSLRGSLIQ, from the coding sequence ATGGCCAAGAAGCTTTACATCGAAACCCACGGTTGCCAGATGAACGAGTACGACAGCTCGCGCATGGTCGATCTGCTGGGTGAACACCAGGCCCTGGAAGTCACCGCCCGCGCCGAAGACGCGGACGTGATCCTGCTCAATACCTGTTCGATCCGCGAGCGCGCCCAGGACCGGGTGTACTCGCAACTGGGCCGCTGGCGCGAATTGAAGCTGGCCAACCCGGAAATGGTCATCGCCGTGGGCGGTTGCGTGGCCAGCCAGGAAGGCGCCGCCATCCGTGATCGCGCACCGTACGTGGACGTGGTCTTCGGCCCGCAGACCCTGCACCGTCTGCCCGAGATGATCGACGCAGCGCGCAGCACCAAGCTGCCGCAGGTAGACGTCTCGTTCCCGGAAATCGAAAAATTCGACCACCTGCCCGAACCGCGCATCGACGGCCCAAGCGCCTACGTGTCGGTGATGGAAGGTTGCAGCAAGTACTGCACGTTCTGCGTGGTGCCCTACACCCGGGGCGAAGAAGTCAGCCGGCCGTTCGACGACGTGATTGCCGAAATCATCCACCTGGCGGAAAACGGCGTGCGTGAGGTAACCCTGCTGGGGCAGAACGTCAACGGCTATCGCGGCCTGACCCACGATGGGCGCCTGGCCGACCTCGCCGAGCTGATCCGCGTGGTAGCGGCGGTAGATGGCATCGACCGCATCCGCTACACCACCTCGCACCCGCTGGAGTTCTCCGACAGCCTGATCCAGGCCCATGCCGAGGTCCCCCAGCTGGTCAAGCACCTGCACTTGCCGGTGCAATCGGGCTCCGACCGCATCCTGGCGGCCATGAAGCGCAACCACACGGCCCTGGAATACAAATCCAAACTGCGCAAGCTGCGGGCAGCGGTGCCAGGGATCTGCATCAGCTCGGACTTTATCGTCGGCTTCCCCGGTGAAACCGAGAAAGATTTCCAACAGACCATGAAACTGATCGAGGACGTAGGCTTCGACTTCTCCTATTCCTTCGTCTATAGCCAACGCCCCGGCACCCCGGCGGCCGACCTGGCAGACGAAACCCCTGAAGAAGTGAAAAAAGAACGACTCAACGCCTTGCAACACCGCTTGAACCAGCAAGGTTTCGAGATCAGCCGACAAATGGTCGGCTCCGTCCAGCGGATCCTGGTGACCGATTACTCGAAAAAAGACCCGGGCGAACTGCAAGGGCGTACGGAAAACAACCGCATCGTCAACTTCCGCTGCGATACCCCGGCGCTGATCGGCCAGTTCGCCGACGTGCACATCGACGCCGCGCAACCGCACTCGCTGCGCGGTTCGTTGATCCAGTGA
- a CDS encoding PhoH family protein, whose protein sequence is MNAPIEPHRFILEPFEARRFANLCGQFDEHLRLIEQRLAIEIRNRGNQFELIGEPKHTTSAENLLRRLYRETKGSELSPDTVHLFLQESAVEELDNHAPSEPAVALRTKKGMIRPRGLNQQRYVKEILGNDINFGIGPAGTGKTYLAVACAVDALEREQVRRILLVRPAVEAGEKLGFLPGDLAQKIDPYLRPLYDALYEMLGFEYVAKLIERQVIEVAPLAYMRGRTLNNSFIILDESQNTTVEQMKMFLTRIGFGSTAVITGDITQVDLPRGTKSGLNHVIQVLKDVPGISFTHFMPKDVVRHPLVQRIVEAYERFEHREADEAPEGKGNRHNA, encoded by the coding sequence TTGAACGCACCCATCGAACCACATCGTTTTATTCTCGAGCCCTTTGAGGCTCGCCGCTTCGCCAATCTGTGCGGGCAATTCGACGAGCATCTGCGCTTGATCGAACAGCGCCTGGCCATCGAGATCCGCAACCGCGGAAACCAGTTCGAACTGATCGGCGAACCCAAGCACACCACCTCCGCGGAAAACCTGCTGCGCCGCCTCTACCGGGAAACCAAGGGGAGCGAGCTGTCGCCGGACACGGTCCACCTGTTCCTGCAGGAGTCGGCTGTCGAAGAACTCGACAACCATGCCCCGTCGGAACCTGCCGTGGCCCTGCGTACGAAAAAAGGCATGATTCGCCCTCGCGGCTTGAATCAGCAGCGCTACGTCAAGGAAATCCTCGGCAACGACATCAACTTCGGCATCGGCCCGGCCGGTACCGGCAAGACCTACCTGGCCGTGGCCTGTGCGGTCGATGCGCTGGAACGCGAACAGGTACGGCGCATCCTGCTGGTGCGTCCGGCGGTCGAAGCGGGTGAAAAGCTCGGCTTCCTGCCCGGCGACCTGGCCCAGAAGATCGACCCGTACCTGCGCCCGCTCTATGACGCGCTGTATGAAATGCTCGGCTTCGAATATGTCGCCAAGTTGATCGAGCGCCAGGTCATCGAGGTCGCGCCGCTGGCCTACATGCGTGGCCGTACGCTGAACAACAGCTTCATCATTCTCGACGAAAGCCAGAACACCACGGTCGAGCAGATGAAAATGTTCCTGACCCGGATCGGCTTTGGCTCCACCGCCGTCATCACCGGCGACATCACCCAGGTCGACCTGCCCCGAGGCACCAAGTCCGGGTTGAACCATGTGATCCAGGTGCTCAAGGACGTCCCGGGCATCAGCTTCACGCATTTCATGCCCAAGGACGTTGTGCGCCATCCATTGGTGCAGCGCATTGTCGAAGCCTACGAGCGCTTCGAGCATCGCGAGGCTGACGAGGCCCCCGAAGGCAAAGGCAATCGCCACAATGCTTGA
- the ybeY gene encoding rRNA maturation RNase YbeY yields the protein MLELDLQLACEHAAPSEAQFRQWCELALRQRSADSELTIRLVDEPEGRELNHTWRQKDYATNVLSFPADVPDELLDIPLLGDLVICVPVVEREAAEQGKLPEAHWAHLVIHGCLHLLGYDHIEDDEAEEMEALERTLLAELGHPDPYAGDEH from the coding sequence ATGCTTGAACTCGACCTGCAACTGGCCTGCGAACACGCCGCCCCCAGTGAAGCCCAATTCCGCCAATGGTGCGAGCTGGCCCTGCGCCAGCGCAGCGCCGACTCGGAGCTGACTATCCGCCTGGTGGACGAGCCCGAAGGCCGCGAACTGAACCACACCTGGCGGCAGAAAGACTACGCCACCAATGTGCTGTCATTCCCCGCCGACGTGCCCGACGAACTGCTCGACATCCCGCTGCTGGGCGACCTGGTGATCTGCGTACCAGTGGTGGAGCGCGAAGCGGCCGAGCAAGGCAAGCTCCCTGAGGCCCACTGGGCCCACCTGGTGATTCACGGCTGCTTGCATCTGCTGGGTTACGACCATATAGAAGATGACGAAGCCGAAGAAATGGAAGCACTGGAACGAACGTTGCTTGCAGAGCTGGGTCATCCCGACCCTTACGCCGGCGACGAACACTGA